A portion of the Lolium rigidum isolate FL_2022 chromosome 1, APGP_CSIRO_Lrig_0.1, whole genome shotgun sequence genome contains these proteins:
- the LOC124683563 gene encoding protein YIF1B-like gives MYDNYRNPHPPGMQMPPPNPQPGQFDNTLYGPGSGLIKTGLGLYGEKFLGSSSEFMQSNISRYFSNPQYYFHVNDQYVRNKLKVILFPFLHRGHWTRISEPVGGRLSYKPPMYDINAPDLYIPFMAFGTFIVLAGFTLGFMGKFTPEAINLQFTRGLIGWGLQIVFLKGLLYSMGGGEVPLLDLVAYSGYLFAGLSLAIAARLLWAYSYYVMVPWMSLCMGVFLVRTMKRVLFAETRGSERHSTRQHYFLLFMAIVQFPLFFWLGNIGA, from the exons ATGTATGATAACTACAGGAACCCCCATCCTCCTGGGATGCAGATGCCCCCGCCAAATCCTCAGCCTGGCCAGTTCGACAATACACTTTATGGCCCGGGCTCGGGTCTAATTAAAACTGGGTTAGGACTATACGGGGAGAAGTTCCTCGGCTCCAGCTCAGAATTCATGCAAAGCAAT ATCAGTAGATACTTCTCCAACCCACAGTATTACTTCCATGTCAATGATCAGTATGTCAGGAACAAGTTGAAAGTCATACTGTTTCCGTTCCTTCACAGG GGGCACTGGACTCGGATAAGTGAGCCTGTGGGTGGCCGCTTGTCGTACAAGCCTCCAATGTATGACATAAATGCGCCAGACCTGTACATCCCTTTCATGGCATTTGGTACCTTCATCGTCCTCGCGGGCTTCACATTAGGCTTCATGGGAAA ATTCACTCCAGAAGCAATAAACCTTCAGTTCACAAGGGGGCTGATAGGGTGGGGCCTACAGATCGTGTTCCTGAAAGGGCTGCTCTACTCGATGGGCGGAGGCGAGGTGCCGCTGCTTGACCTGGTGGCCTACAGTGGGTACCTGTTTGCGGGACTCTCCCTCGCCATCGCCGCGAGGCTCCTGTGGGCGTACTCGTACTACGTGATGGTACCGTGGATGAGCCTGTGCATGGGGGTATTCCTGGTGAGGACGATGAAGCGGGTGCTCTTTGCGGAGACAAGGGGCAGTGAGAGGCACTCGACGCGGCAGCACTACTTCCTGCTATTTATGGCGATCGTGCAGTTCCCCTTGTTCTTCTGGCTCGGCAACATAGGCGCGTAG
- the LOC124683575 gene encoding ATG8-interacting protein 1-like, whose amino-acid sequence MSDSEKDVAEGGSAARGADWEVVTLTASAYAAAPGPGGGPAAEGEGKGHGAGSSSDALLMSDHFVFPPSEHENLPIETALEEAPAGEDVLQEESTSVEDTGFRTVVGGAGSERVLYYDEGRNLSADEAEMLGEHGSFRAEDGGHGSAVRDDDDDDSQDRAKVAPDSKSCCSGGASGKYWLKKHMACLYDQAKETNALWSVVVAAAFVGLVILWRKDKLHIGCLKWRSSSTVR is encoded by the exons ATGTCTGACAGCGAGAAGGATGTGGCGGAGGGGGGCAGCGCCGCCCGGGGCGCAGACTGGGAGGTGGTGACGCTCACGGCGTCAGCATACGCTGCGGCGCCAGGGCCTGGTGGGGGTCCTGCGGCAGAGGGGGAAGGCAAGGGCCACGGCGCAGGGTCCTCATCGGATGCACTGCTCATGTCTGACCACTTCGTGTTCCCCCCGAGCGAGCACGAGAACCTGCCCATTGAGACCGCCCTCGAGGAGGCCCCTGCTGGAGAGGACGTCCTGCAGGAAGAGAGTACCAGCGTGGAGGACACTGGTTTCAGGACTGTTGTGGGTGGCGCTGGGTCTGAGAGAGTCCTGTACTACGATGAGGGGAGGAACCTGTCGGCTGATGAGGCGGAGATGTTGGGCGAGCATGGTTCGTTCCGCGCCGAAGACGGCGGGCATGGCTCTGCTGTTcgtgacgacgatgatgatgattcccAGGACAGGGCTAAGGTGGCTCCAGACAGCAAGAGCTGTTGCTCTGGTGGTGCCTCTGGCAAGTACTGGCTGAAGAAGCACATGGCGTGCCTTTATGACCAGGCCAAGGAGACCAACGCTCTCTGGTCTGTGGTGGTCGCGGCTGCCTTCGTCGGCCTTGTTATCTTGTGGCGCAAAGACAAGCTGCACATTGGCTGCCTTAAATGGCGCTCTAGCTCGACAGTGAG ATGA
- the LOC124652853 gene encoding zinc finger protein ZAT5-like, whose protein sequence is MGVEAGDDYDPAAVVVCKGKRSKRQRVHAAPPPPPPDVVIAASVEAESSSSSVADQDDGWLSTGVDQEAASGCVTEEEEDMALCLMLLARGGRAGSSSSSTLLAVAPDAADSTATAAKEGKFRSRRPADGAGAEAGEFVYECKTCGRCFPSFQALGGHRTSHKKPRPLLPSTPQLTTTVTATTTNEKKRPRPTAAEVKTPSPAANATAGPMVPGIPATPPKHEPAVITATGVTSGASRQQHGSRVHECSMCGAEFASGQALGGHMRRHRPLLPASSLCAAAKEDDEVGATAVSTKEKSFLELDLNMPAPCDDASVDTTSTVSFTSATVVDCHY, encoded by the coding sequence ATGGGTGTGGAGGCCGGCGACGACTACGACCCGGCCGCGGTCGTCGTCTGCAAGGGGAAGCGCAGCAAGCGCCAGCGCGTGCATGCGGCGCCACCCCCGCCACCGCCGGATGTGGTGATCGCCGCAAGCGTCGAGGccgagtcgtcgtcgtcctccgtggCCGATCAGGATGACGGGTGGCTATCCACGGGCGTCGATCAGGAGGCCGCCTCGGGGTgcgtcaccgaggaggaggaggacatggcGCTCTGCCTCATGCTCCTCGCCCGCGGCGGCCGCGCcggatcgtcgtcgtcatctacgCTGCTTGCGGTGGCTCCCGACGCCGCTGACTCCACTGCGACGGCAGCCAAGGAGGGCAAGTTCCGGAGTCGGCGCCCGGCGGACGGGGCTGGAGCCGAGGCCGGGGAGTTCGTGTACGAGTGCAAGACTTGCGGCAGGTGCTTCCCGTCCTTCCAGGCGCTCGGCGGCCACCGCACCAGCCACAAGAAGCCCCGCCCCCTCCTCCCGTCAACGCCGCAGCTCACGACTACGGTCACCGCGACGACGACCAATGAGAAGAAGCGACCACGGCCGACTGCAGCCGAGGTGAAGACGCCATCGCCGGCAGCGAATGCAACCGCTGGTCCGATGGTGCCGGGGATCCCGGCGACGCCGCCCAAGCACGAACCGGCCGTGATCACGGCCACCGGTGTCACGAGCGGCGCTTCGAGGCAGCAGCATGGGAGCAGGGTGCACGAGTGCAGCATGTGCGGCGCCGAGTTCGCGTCCGGGCAGGCGCTGGGCGGGCACATGCGCCGGCACCGCCCGCTCCTGCCAGCCTCGTCCTTGTGCGCGGCGGCCAAGGAGGACGACGAGGTGGGAGCGACGGCGGTCAGCACGAAGGAGAAGAGCTTCCTGGAGCTGGATCTCAACATGCCCGCGCCCTGCGATGATGCCAGCGTCGACACGACGTCGACGGTGTCTTTCACGTCCGCGACGGTGGTGGACTGCCATTACTAG